ttcATGGATACGAGTCTCCGCAATCTCGTGAATCTGTCTctcaatcatttcattttcagaactAACAATCATGATATAGACAAATATTTTTTAGGTATCTTATGGCTTTATTTTCAAGAAGGGAACATATCACTGAGGCAAGCccctgtaggcctataggctaGCATCTGTACCTCTCTATCTTTCAGGCCAAGAAGGAGAACCTCCTCCATCAAAGTCAGCCTGGTTTCCTTGTCATCTTTCACTCCGGGTTCCTCTAAACTCAACGctccaccatcatcatcaaacggttcttcttcatttctttcttgtgTCCGCTGATGGGCCACATTCCTACGTTGTACGAGACCTTCTGAACGGTCCATTTGTGAAACTTATATGTGTTTATTTTAACGAAAATCGAGTGGGTCTGACCAAATAAAATTGAGAAATCTGCCAGATATCaacattcaagatggcgtcaAATCCCTGGTAGGTGACGTCACAAATTCCGAGATGTTCCGAAATTAAGTTCGGTAAGTTTCGGAAACTGCAAAATATAATAGAATTACACAGTCACAGTAAAAAATATAACTATAACatgaaaatataaattttattttgagatgttCCTAAAATGCATCATTTTGGGAGAAGAGATTTTTTAGTACCGAAATATTTATTTTGTCTGAACATTTTCGTCGGTCCTGCTGTATTAGGCGGTTTCCAAGGACAACCAGAGAACGACCTTATTTTACTCCCTTATCTGCTTCTTCTGTTTCTTATTTATTTCAATATCTGCCGTCTACTAACATTTTAACAATCATGGCTTGTCGAACGTACAACCCAGGTGTCCGAATCGGCAATTGGAATGAAGATTTACAGCTGGAAGAAGTGAGAATCATGCATTGTCAAGCATATCAACTAGGACTAGGCATATTATATTGCCTAACTAAACTGTGTTTCGACTCTGACTCTTCTGACTCTGTCTCGCCCTCGGAGACAAATTTACACAACACACCATCATCATGCATCCAACCCCAGGCCCAGATTCAAACAGTTCATCAATATATCATGCTcccaatatcatcatcatcatcatcatatcattaccggcgtcgtaaccctattggatttttgccggaggtatggagtccactataggctactgtccacctatgtaggatcttttacttgccctggcatagacactcaggtacaagggaccacggcttttagtctcatccgacagaccctcgagtatttcatacgttaatgtacgtattgtgaagagccaggaattttagttccttgaaagccacgccggttcatccagaaatacaatcctgggttctcccgggatcgaacccgggccctattgcgtggtagccagcagtgttaaccactaggctatgaggctctacTATCATTGGACATTGCCGTTGCCCTATCTGTACATTGCGCAtttcatcctaatttggtcaacgaggctggtccactgtgTCTGGAGTGTATCCTCtcactgacagtgacatttTGCTGATTTTCAGGACCAAACGAAGGACTTCATTGGCAGGAAAGCAAGAGGTGAACTGCACATCCAGAGATCACAAAACTTACGGGATAGCATTTTGAATAAGGTGGGTAGGGTAGGCCTACCTGTGAGAGGTTTAGTGTCAACCATATTTGTCAGTTGGAGTTAATGAAGCGAGAGTGACTAAAATATTCATGATTATTGACTTTAAAAATTTATCAGAGTTCAAATTCTTCTGTTACTATCTGTCACTTCCAGAGAGCCTGCGCCAGACCATCACCAGAACTCAAGCCAGTTCGGCCACTCTTAATTCACCCAGTGGTTGTTAAGCCAACAGTTAATAGCTGTGATATCTTACTAGCTTTCACCACGGAAGATTGTAAATATAAATTTATAGGGAATGGTTTAGAACTTCTGTGCAAAATGTTGGCTGCCTGCCCTTTGAAAAAATTGTATGTATCGTATGTTTTGCCTAGTCTCGAAAGTAAATTGGTGTTTTATTCTTCATCTAATTTACAGAAAGAAGTCAGTATATCTCGTGATGGTAATGTCCATTTTGGTGATGTAGTTATGCTGATGAACAAGGGGGATGAGAAAGAGCCAAGAGATGACGCAGTCCTTAGCCTTCACATAGATGCCATGGCCATGCATACACAGGACGAAATGTCCAGCTCTATTGAAGTTTCGGGGTCTTGCAACTGCTCCCCATGTACACGAAATATTTTCGTTGTCACAAGGTTAGTGTCTTCATGTTCATTACATGTTACTTAAAAGAGTTTTTACATAATGATAAAAGGTTATTTCTGCATTCAAACTACCGTTGTGTTATATGCGTAAGACAACATGTCGTGTCTGAACTAGAATAACTACTAatataagaacatatgtttatcACTCAAAGTCAGCTAATGCCTCTGGCTGAAATTGACTTACTGCTGGTAGTGCTAGTCTTGGCATTCCTGATTcacaaatgtttttgttttttgtgtatTGTCTCGCAAACAAACATCCTTTTTAAAATAGAGTTTTATCGCTGGTTTCTGTTGTAGCAAAGATGGCGCTCCAACTGGTGAATGTTTGACTTATGGCCAGCCTTTCTATTTGTGTGCAGTTGGTGAAAAAGGGGAACGGGTGAGTGATGTTTAAGTCAAATGAACTGTGTTATTTCAAGGCTGACCTCAAGATTTTCAGAATATGCTGTAAAGTAAATTTTAACTAACAGTAATGTTGTCATCAGAAAGTGTTCAATGAGAGGTGCTTTAACTCATAGAAGATGTCTAAGTCGGTTCGTTTTTGACAACTCTTTACTCTATAATTTGGTCTGCCTCTGCACATGTTTTGGTTTTTTCAACCTATCTTACTGGTAACTTTAAAATATTATTTTCCTGCAcaacacatacatacatgttgCTGTAAGTAATTAAAAGGTCAAGATATAAACATGCTTGTGATAATAAAGCGGCCatccattttcatttcagatgtaCCTTCACTCAGATAAAGCTTCTTTCAACAAAGCATCGAAGAAAGCACGTCACAATGCTGTCACATTTGTTAACGAGCCATCTGCCCTGACCGAATTTATAGTATTACATTACAACCCTCAGTTTCGATTAGAATCAGAACACTCTCCAGTTCCGGTAAGTAAAAAATTGAGATGGACCAAATGTGATAGATGTGTCTTGATACCATCAGGGTGTGCCATTGTCTCTGGAGTTGACAATGTCTCTAGACTTACATGTTTATGCAAGGATGTGACTGATGTTGACAACTTTTTATGTCATGTCAGGCCTGATTGTGACTTGTTCCCATTATTCTAATTTCCAATTAACCACATTGGTGGATTTCACTCTGATCTGTTATAATTTTACTTTGAATTATGCAGTGTGATGATAAAGTTGTTTTTGTCTTCATGCTGTAGACATTGTGCATGCTAATAGTGATTTGAAATGTGACATTAGTTTTGCTTGCAGCATATAAAAACCCTGTAAAACGTTGTATCATTGTGATTGCAGTCCAACGCTAAAATCGTCCTAACTCATGCAAAAACCTATCGAAATCTTGCTCTAGAAAAGGATTTCAAACTGAGGTAAGTGTATTGATTGAAGGTCCAAATCAAGTATGATATTACATGTAGCAGTGGGACAAGTGCTCACTGATACATTCAAGCCTTTTCAAGTCTCTCTTTGATTTGATGTAAATAATAATTCCCTAATCTTTTTATGGCTTATTTTCAGAACTCCATTTGGATGGGAGTACGAGATCTCCTGCCACAACCACATCAATTTTGCATCTAAGGCAGAGAAAGATGTCAATCACTTCATGTTCATCATGGGAGTCGCAGGGGACACAACCTATCCCGTCCCACCTCAACAGTAAAGGAGATCATGACATTTCAAAGACATTTGAATGAGTTTGATTGAAATATTCATGCCTTTATTATACATGAAATCGCAAATTGtgatcatctttttaaaaaaaatcacatcTCCCAATTtagaatttttatttatttcatttattcatatttgtGTATTCTTCTAAGTTCTCTGCCCATAACACATTCACTGAACACAACTATTGAGACCTTGATATAGAATGAGCCTCATGGTCAGTTGGCTGCAAACAGGTTTTTGCAGACTATCGGCCTATATCAGATAAAAAATTGTGTTGGTGCCTCCAACCAGCTGTTTTGTTTTAAACAAAATATTGGGTCAAAGTCACAAAACCGCTAACAATTTGTAAATAATTCTGCATGGTATGACTTGTGTAAAATCTGTTTGTGTAAATAAACTATGTGACTTTAAAATCAAATGTCTTCATCTTTTTCATGATGAAGTTTCATTGATCGAGGTTGTGCCTTGATAATCAGTTTTATAGTAAGACAGTGACGAAAAGAAGATGAGTATCAAACGGATTACTCTGCCCATCATAGCCATAGGAATACAATCGGTATGCAATAAATACAACATCACTTTTATGCTTAAAATCAATTAATAAGAAAACACATAGATATCATAATTACACAAATAATTAAAAAGAAGAGCGACTAGAATTGCAGTTTAGTTACCGAAACAAACCGGAAATTCAAAAAAACACCAACCATGAAAGCAAGACTTGAATTGAGAGTTAATAGCTTTTTCATAACTGAATGATACAAATTGTGCAAGGACCTGTGACCTGaagttgaaattgaagaaaagaacagtgTGATCAAGACTCTAGTAGTAAATGTTTTTAGTTTCACTTTTTCCGCTAGAACATTTTGTTAATTTAATTGTCTTCAACAAACAATGCacaaaattcttcaaattctTCAGCCGTTGGTCTATTTCTTGGGTCCCCTATGTAACAGAACCCGTAAATATCTTCAAGTTCTTTTATCTTGGTGACAGAAGCAATTAACTCCACACAGTAGCCTGCACTCCAGATATCAGAAGCCTTACTTGTACATCCTCCGACTCGAAGTTCTGGTGCCAACCAGCGCTTTTGGAAGAACCCCGGGGTCATGACGTCATACGCCATGCTTTCGCCAGGGACAGTGCTCACACCAAAGTCTACCAATTTCAAATCCACATCTCCGTTCTGTTTCTTCTTGATCATtacattgtttttgttgatGTCATTGTGGCAGATGTCATAACTGTGTAGTATTCTTATGGCAGAAGACAGTTTCAAAACCATTGCGAACACCTGCTTCTCGCTGTAAACAACGCGTTTTGCTATGAACGACTCCCACAAGTTGTCTCCATCGAAATACTCGGTCACCATTGCGACACGGGCGTATCCTGGCTCCTCTATTCCCGGCAAGATGCCGAAACAGCATGGACTTACACCCAGGTGACCAGCCACCATGTGAAACCTGCACTCTCGTGAAATGTCTTCGTACAGCTTATCAAAATCCATGTCGCCGGACGCTTTGAAGAACTTCACCGCAACAATCTTATTGGGAGTCCGACTATCAAGCAGTATCTTTCCCTTTACGACTGCCCCGAAAGCGCCTTGTCCCAATACCATCGTGTCATCTGCATGCTCGGCAACAGTGACTTCCCCGGTATCCATGGCCGGCGGCGGCGGACACGCAATCTGGAGTGTGCCAAAGACTGGGACAAGACGTCCGTCGAGAACAGTTCCAGCTGTATACTCTAACCGGCTTGCCAAGAAGTGTCGGAGGATGCTTGGATCATAAATGTCGAAAGTGTCTCGGGAGGAGTTCAATCTGTAGCCATAGGGAACATCAGCAGACAGGAAAGAAGACGTGTTTAAAGAGGGTTCAATGGGGCGCCTCCGTACCGGATTCGGCGCGGACCAAGTAAAGGATTGAAAGCTCCTGTGAACTGAATCGAGCGGTGCGTTCTCTGAATCTTTGACCAAAGTCGTAGCGACTTCCTCAAGAAGTTCAGATCTTGCGGAATTATTATACTTGAATGGGACATTAGAAACTGTCATCTTCGTCCTTGGACATGATTTTGTAACGAAGCCTTCCGGTGTCGAGCTTGACAATTTTCCGAAGTCATCATTGCTGTTTGCCGAATCCATCCACAATCTACGCAACTGACCGAACTGGCCATCGGTGCTGAAAGAGACAGGAATAGTCATTTCTTAAAATCGAATCTGTCAAAATCTACTTGATCAAGTATCTTGTAGGCCCTTTTTGTCGAGAGAACTGAAGTGCATGAAGTCCAGGGTCAATGACAGTGTAACACGATAAGCGAAACCTGCTCCATATACTCGCTCCCTTCTCATTACAAAATTGATAATTTGACTTGAGTGAGTTAGATGGTTCCGCCAATATTATCCAATCCTTCTCCATGTACACGTCGGGACCCCCCCCCTTCTTATTACAAAATATCTGTTTGCCAGAGTTCCATGGATCTTCCAATTTTCCcctctccttctccatacacgtcccCTTCTCATTACAAAATATTCAGCTTTCTGAATTCAATAAATCATCGAATCAGATTGTAGTGATCGTACCGGACGGCGCTAATTTGGTGGTGATGCATGATGGTGGTTGATGATGCATGGCGGTGGGGTGGTTTTCATTGATAGTACTGGAGTAGGATTGTACTGCTGATGATGGTGATTCCGATGGTGCGATTAATCGTGATGCGACGGCAGAGCATCATTCTGGAATACGCACTAAGTACGTTTTCTAAAAGACACAAACTGTACACATGTGTTTTCTAAATTTAATGTTGTTTATCACTTACTGTGAGCGTGCTGAATTAAGtaacatttgaatgaaaacTCACGCAGAACCACAAACAAAGCGCGTCTGCCACCTCTGAAAATGATACAAAACGTAACCAAGTGCATCATTCTCTCGTGACGTCACTGCGTCACCAGGGCTGTTCCTACTGGTCACTGTACTTATTGACGTCATATTGTAGCCAATGACGGCCAGTTTTTATTAGTGTCAAAGAGAGGCACATCGGCCAAGAAATGGGCATCTGTCGTTCCCCCAATTTAAGAGACTTCTGACATTGTCTGATACAGTCTTGTTGGTCAACTAAcgttaggcaggtttcgcaatccgtaTTGAACGACGAAATACGAGGTATAGAAGTTCATAGTCTGGTGTCAGGAATTCGTTGGGTCTACCGATAATcacccctccttctccatacacatCCCCTTCTCATTACATGGGTCTGTGCTAATTCACTATAAGCGCGACAGTCGTAAATCATCGACTCTGTTGTCGGAGGAATCGGGGAATTTTCAAGAAATCGACCAATGTATTTTGTCGTCGACACGGACGGTTTTGAAGATTTCCTATAGATTACTCGTTCCATATTTGGTAAGAAGCCGAGTATCGCGTGAATAAATTCGTGCAGGGCTTGAGGCCACCATTATACCACAGgcctttgtacatgtatttcatacttcgtcgttcgtgaGGGGAGCGAAACCTGCTGAGAGCAATCCCATTGTATTTGTCTCCGTGGGTGATTAGCCGGACAGAACAAAATAAATGAGTGCTTGTTCGAACCAGGGCAGATGTCGCATGGAAGGGTCCTGAAtgcatatacatatatacatgcatGACTCTTTATATACATTATCTAATTTGTCGTATGTTGGGTTGGCTGCGCACATTAAGCGCTGCTTACTGCTCAACCCTTCCTATCTATACATTAGGTGTCATTTGTTGAGTAGTTATCTTTCGGGGTATAGAGAGACATCGCCCTGTTTAAAGTAAGTTGAATTTCGACTTTTTTTTCTGTCATATCTCGTTTCTCTTCAACATGTTTCATCACGTGATAAATTCATAAAAACCAATAAGGTGTTCACGAGCTTTCACCAGCTAGTTCATATGTTTTAGTCACATGGACGTTTGGAATCTATCCCATGATCTTTAGTTCAACCATACTGTGTCCATAGATTGCTTGATGATGATTCATTCTTGAGCTCAGGTGTGACGGCAGCCACTTTGTCTGATGGCTTATCTTCTTTTCCAGCAAAGAAACAACCATTTGTTCACCTGACCAAGATGGGTAGAGGAAAAAAGTCGCCAGGACCGAGTCGGCTGATCAATGCCAGTAAGACAATATCGATCATTGCCGGGGTTGGAATCTTTCTCTGCGGCCTCGTTTTCTTCGCTTTCGGGATTGCAACCACCGTGCTGAAATGGGGCGCGTTAAGCTTCGTCGGGACCGCGATCTGGTCGGGGCTGTTTCATATAATCGCCGGGGTTCTCATCCTGCTCTCCCGGGAAAACAACACCATCAAGATGATGGTCATCCTGAAGTTGGTCCTTAGTGTATTCTCCATGGTGTTTGGTCTAATCATCCTTGGGTTCAGCGCCTACGAGTTGGACACTGCAAGCGCCTTCCTGGAGTTTCACGAGACTGGTAAGGGTAGGGCTGCAACCATGTTTTACCTAACTCACAGCGACACCATAGGGGCAATCGCCTTGCACGCCATCGTGCTCCTCTTCTCTGTGATTGTCTTCTGCTTCGCTTTGTTTTCAACCGTCGTCTGCTCCATGCTTTTGTGCAGATTAAGGGAGTCGGCCGAGAAACGCCTTTTCAATAAGATGCGCCAGAACGGGCACCAACTTGGAATCGACAATCCCGTCGTGGCGCAGAGGAACTCATTAGCTTCAGAGTCGGAGGTGAACGTACATGTTTGATCGGAGGTCGTCCAAGGAGTCGGAAAATACAAGATTTCGGACATTCTTGCGACTATCAGACGCTGAATCAGTGTGACCTTAACCTTTTGTTCAAAGATCAAGGGCATTTGTGAACAGTCAAACATTGATTCCATAAGGGTCAGTGTGACCTTGAGTTATGTTGAGGTCAAGCTCAATTGCTAAAACAACATTCTGGACGTCTTGCCATGGCATGGCTGGATGtacaaaatgtttgttttttataGTGCAGCCCCGAATCAACATCGCTCTGTAATCACACATGGTGTGCACTGGCTGCTTGCTAATCATAAATAACAATTTCTATGAGAGCCACTTAACAAAGATCAGTTCTGGGATTCGACATTAGGCAGGTTATAGCAACCCCTACCAACGACGAAGACCGAACTAAGgtctgtcgagtcatcaagtcaTTTGGTAACTCCTCCGTATGACACTCGTAATCATCATTTGTACTAGTTGTGCAAGGAATGTGCAAAGTAACGTTGCGCGATATTATATTGCCACGTCGTGAGAAGAGTGTG
This is a stretch of genomic DNA from Lineus longissimus chromosome 2, tnLinLong1.2, whole genome shotgun sequence. It encodes these proteins:
- the LOC135483551 gene encoding cilia- and flagella-associated protein 161-like, with the translated sequence MACRTYNPGVRIGNWNEDLQLEEDQTKDFIGRKARGELHIQRSQNLRDSILNKKEVSISRDGNVHFGDVVMLMNKGDEKEPRDDAVLSLHIDAMAMHTQDEMSSSIEVSGSCNCSPCTRNIFVVTSKDGAPTGECLTYGQPFYLCAVGEKGERMYLHSDKASFNKASKKARHNAVTFVNEPSALTEFIVLHYNPQFRLESEHSPVPSNAKIVLTHAKTYRNLALEKDFKLRTPFGWEYEISCHNHINFASKAEKDVNHFMFIMGVAGDTTYPVPPQQ